One Salvia miltiorrhiza cultivar Shanhuang (shh) chromosome 6, IMPLAD_Smil_shh, whole genome shotgun sequence genomic window, TTTCAATTCTCAAACGGCCATATTTAATAAGGGTATTttttcccctatatatatctTCATGTATCATATGATTCTTACCCCAAAATTACTCTTCATCTATTTATCATATTTAGTTCTCTCCAAAAAATTTAGAAACATCATGAGTGGATTTCCAAATTGGTTTGATCCATATGgatcaaattcaatttcacaAAATTAAAGTTCTCCTTCACAAAATTGTAACGATCCTTCTCAAAATTCCGGCATTCATCCTCCAAATTTCTCTTGGCCAAATATGTCTAATCCTCAAATATATCCCAACAATCCCATGAGTCAATCAGCCCCTTCATTTCAATTTTCATCCCAAGTGCATCCATCTCAGGGATTTCAGCCATACGGATATCCTCAACAATGGTATCCCCCTCCAGGATTTTCCCCACAAGGACATCCTTCATAGGGGTTTATGTTTTCTGACTCTTCTAGGAGGACCAGTGTAGATGGGAGTGGTACTGATGGAGGCACACCATCTTCGGGAAAGGCAGTTTAAGGTTTGGAGAATATAAATCTCTCTGTTGAGCCTTCATCCGACGACGACGAAGATAATACCAACATGCGCTGGGTGTTTTATTCAGATGCGGAGTGTGAAGTTCTTGTGCAATGTTACATCGATATTAGCATCGATTCAGTTGTTGGAAACGAGCAAAAGATGGACAAAATGTGGAAACGCATTGCGAAAGCCTACAATGAAAATCGTCCTGCCAACACTCCAAGCAGAAAGTTTAAACAGTTGAAGGCTCATTTCTACAAGATGCACAAACAGGTGAAATGGTTTTCTGAATGTTACAATAGGATTGCAAGCATCTGGAAGAGCAGTGCAAATGATGCTGATATTATGGAGATGGCACAAACAGAATACAAGCATCATCACGGTACAAAAGGTTTTAAATATGTTGGAGTTTGGAGACTTTTGAAAGAAGTTCCCAAGTTTGCCGAGGTGCAAGGAAATGTTCAAGCATCCAAGAGAACCAAAAATACAGAAGGAGGAGCCTACACATCATCTTCTACAGCTGAAGAAACTCTCACGAGTCGCCCAATGGGGCATAAAGCGGCAAAGAGAAaggtgaaggggaaggggaaaaAAGATTACATCGATGCACTGCATGAAGTTGCAAAAGAGCATGAAACTAATGCAGCAAAATACCTACGTATAATGGAAGAAAATACGCTTATAAAAAACATGAACAACTTCTAAAAAAGGAGGAACAACGTCTGAAGGAGGAGAGGCAACGTCTAAAAGAGTATGAACTTGTAATGAAGGGCACATCAGGGATGACAAAAATGCAGCTTTACTTGCACAAAAAACACTGCGAGAAGATACTGAAAAAATGGGAAGATGATAATTAGTTGTGTTATCTTGTATCCActagaatttttttataattctgTAACTGTGTTGTGTGTAACCATTAAATTTATCTTTCAATAAAATGTACTTGTTTCAATAACAGTTGATTTCTCGAAGGGTCATATTAATTTCCAAAGTAACTGTTGCCTTCTCGAAGGGTcatattaatttagaaagtaACCGTTGCCTTCTCCAACGGTcatattaatttagaaagtaAATGTTGCCATCTCCAACGGTTACCTCTTagttattataaatatatgtacCATATACTTCATTCTCATCATCTACGAAGAACAATTCTCTCATATCCAATATATATCTTCATAACATCAAAACAAACGACTTatgtcttcatcttcttctaaGCGTGATGTTGAAGAAACAGCTGCATCTGCAGCTGCAGCTGAAGCCTTTATGGAAGAGTACATGCGCCAATACATGGAGGATGATAGTATCCATCAACATGTGCTTCGAGCAATAGCGTCAAACACACCTCACACGAGAAGATATGTGCAAAGAGATCGGGAAGGAGCACACGAGCGACTCATGCGGGATTATTTTGATGATAATCCAACATGGGGTCCCAATGTATTTCGGAGGCGTTTTCGAATGCGAAAATAGTTATTCACTCGCATAGTGAATGCTTTGGAAGCCCACAACACATGGTTTCAACAAAAACCCGATGCCACAGGGAAGAAAGGTTTCACGCCACTACAAAAATGTACGAATGCGATTAGACAGTTGGCATATGGTGGCCCAGCTGATCACTACGATGAGTACTAGCGAGTTTCTGAAACAATAGGGTACGAGTGCTTGCGCCACTTCTACCGAGGTGTTATTGAGGTTTTCGGTGCACACTACTTGAGGCGACCAACCGTTGATGACTATCAGCGCTTGATGGAAATGCACGAGTAGAGGCATGGCTTTCCTGGaatgctcgggagtcttgattgtatgcactGGACATGGAAAAATTGCCCAGTAGCATGGAAAAGCCAATTCACCCGTGGCGATCATGGAGTCCCAAAAATTATGCTTGAGGCAGTTGCATCTCAAGATTTGTGGATCTGGCATGCTTTTATTGGAGTTGCAGGGTCAAACAATGATATAAACGTGCTTAATCAGTCTACACTATTCAACGACGTTCTACAAGGGCAAGCACATTCCATCCCATTCACAGTAAATGGCACGCAATATGCCCATGGATACTACCTAACAAACGGTATATATCCTGAGTGGGCAACTTTTGTCAAGAGCTTCCAACATCCTCAAGATCCAAAAAGAAGGAAATGCAAGAAGCTGCGAGAAAGGATGTTGAACGCGCATTTGGGGTTCTCCAAGCTCGTTGGGCAATGATTAGAGGTCCGAGTCGCCTCTGGTATAAAGAAAACATCACTGACATTATGTATGCTTGCATTATTTTacataatatgataattgaagaTGAAGGGgaaatgtcatgccaatgggtcGAAGATGAACCAAGTACGTCGAGCAACAATATTGCAGGAGAAATAAATCTCGGTTCAGTGGGAGGATTCAATGAGTACCTCATGAGAGGTGCTAGAGttcgtgaaaaaaaaaatatattatcaaCTTCGATCCGACTTGGTTGAGCACGTGTGGGCACGATTCGGCGATGATTAGTGCCattatatgtgtgtgtttgtttgatatttaaattatgttgttacgtatttttttggaaatttttaattttagttgtgtgtTGTAAGAAtgttattttcaataataaaaatcgtgtttcaatttacaattttttaagtattattatattaattttagcattatattttattaattaaataaattatttattcatataattatattaaatttattaaagtaaaatataaaacaaaaatgaaaatacataaattatatatatatatatatatatatatatatatatatatatatgttgtggTAAAAGTAATAATGATAGTGGGGTACATGAATAGTTCAAAAGGAGGTAGTGCTATAGTGGAGAAAATATAGGGTAGAGGTAGTTGTTGAGGTGGCACACATGTGGCACCACTATGGGGTAGCACCATAGTGGATGCCTTAAGAGGTTTCGGTTGAGCTTCGTTTCTGTTGTTGCCTGAATTTGGTTGATGTCTAAGTTTAATTGTTGCTGTCGGGTGAGGATTTGATGGGCTAACTTCTTAAAGAATGGATAATGAATGTGCTGAGAAGGGTGAAATAAATTAAGAGGAAATTGGTTGTCTTCTTAATGAAGGGATAATGAATAGTAAATGAAACGTGGAGTCACCCTCTCCACACTTCCTTAATCAAGATTAACAAAATATCTTGATGTTTAGTGGGTTGATTTGGGCTCAAGGATTAGTGAATTGATTTGGGCCTAATGGGCTTGGACATATATGTTGATGGCTCTCATGTGACTATTcactaataattaataattaaaacttAAGGCCccaaataaacaaaaatcaaaCTCCAACACACATGAATAATTAAAGTCCAACatagactttaatttaaattgtaaaaatcaatattaattatatgtaaaatatttcacatatacacgtactcatatttaaattaatatgcaatgcacaaaaatttaaataacttaaatatttacaaaagcttttgcaaattcatttttttgttgaaatttaaataaattcattttcttaatCCGGTGTGAATCATCCTTGCttctaagtttaaaattattctaaacttagctacaacgaaacggggtattacaacacctttttcttgtatttcgatttttaaaaaaagtcatcttctaaatattttttttaaatggcaTCTATCCATATCTTCATGGTAATATCCATGGACGATTTTAATGGATTTGTTGTAgaattatttttagaagaatatccaaattagtggaaacaaatataaataacataatttttgaaaaaaaattaaaaaataattcttcaaaaaaatttgaataaaaaaaacttaatttccaaaaaaaaatgttattttcgaaataagaaaagataataatatctggaaacaaatttaggattatttttacaAGAATCCATAAATTAGTGGTAACAAATCAagaataaaattttggaaacacaaaaataaaaatatatatatatatatatatatatataattttcgaaaacaaAATCcggaaaattaggaaaaaaaaaactgaaataaaaCAGAAATCGGATTATATTCAAAATGGTTGAGTATTTTaaggaaatgatattttagtCAAAtcttaaatatgaaaaaatcGGTCCATTAATAATAAGAGCATCTCCACTCGCCAGTGCGAGTGGAGTGTCGATCCGGGTCACTGGGAGGCTGCCAGCGTTGGAGACCCGCTCTGATGCGAGGCGGTGTCTTAGCGAAGACACGGGGCGAAGGGAGGAAATGGTTGGCGCGTCCGGAGGACGCgccccatttaaaaaaaatcaaaattcattttttaaatttaaaaaagccgttgcaattttttttcttttttaaattcgACCGTTGCTGTTTTAAACggctattttttgtttttgtttttttttcccttttttcccttctataaataccactaTTCCACAATATCAAATTCACCACTTtctcaactacaattctctctttaaaatttttttaatcCCAACAACAATTCTCTTTTCTACATTTTGTTTGTAATGGATCGCGAATTCGATGAATACCTCGAGCAACAAGGCGGTTCGaggcttatttaaattatga contains:
- the LOC130990692 gene encoding uncharacterized protein LOC130990692, with the translated sequence MRWVFYSDAECEVLVQCYIDISIDSVVGNEQKMDKMWKRIAKAYNENRPANTPSRKFKQLKAHFYKMHKQVKWFSECYNRIASIWKSSANDADIMEMAQTEYKHHHGTKGFKYVGVWRLLKEVPKFAEVQGNVQASKRTKNTEGGAYTSSSTAEETLTSRPMGHKAAKRKVKGKGKKDYIDALHEVAKEHETNAAKYLRIMEENTLIKNMNNF